AAACAAAGCCTGTACAAGGATTATTAGGCATCCTGTGTGATTGTGAGCGAATACACTATTATAACAAAGAAATAGTCACGCAATTACTTCGTTACAAGAAGTAACGCCATTACGAcgcgtaaataaataaaaacgtgAGTGCTTACCCACGGGATCATAGATACAGTGATAATTTACGTAATAATTAGATATTTAAGTGATCTTACTTGAAAGAAATATGACTTATTTCTATGCGACTTGACATGTTGCTAttaatactatttaaaaaatgcGTAAGCACTAATTCGTATACTTGAGaggaattaggtacttatatcgtTGGGTCAGAGGCTATATATACTCAGAATAATTGTTTGTTGCACTTGAGTACGAAACCCAACTAATATATTGTTATGAAATAGGAATTTCAAGAAATACAGCGTAGTCGGCGTACGAACTGACAATTTTCGAGTCGAGCGTGAAACCAAGGCGTCTCTACGCCAAGCTACTTCTCTGCATGAGGAGGAGGATAAATATTCTTAGACCAAAGTCACAAGGTACGTAAACTCGATTAATATAACGTTAACTTGGTATACAGCCTCATAATATTGTGTATTATTACTGTCAAATTGCATTCTTCAGAAGTTGAATAATTTACTCAAAAGGTTAACCTTATACAGTGTTTACATCTCTAAGAAATAGATGGCGCTTGCAACATATGCAACATATGAcaataagtactaaatattgttCTACAGTGATGATGAAATAATAGAGTGatattcaaataataattacatattattatgataaATACTTGGTGATATGAAGTCTGTGTTTTAAACATATGGAATATGTCAGATAAATTGCACATTTGGTGGGGTAAATACTGAATGTTAGTATGCATGTACAGATACCCATACAAACAGTACAGACATGTACTGTAAGTAGGAACTACACTTAGTTGATAATGAGAACAAGTTGTATACTTGAATAATGCCATAGTGTGTGGTGTGTATGAAActctaatataattataaatgattTTGGGGTATTCCATGAGTAATTTGAGAATGTTTAATACACATGATGctatgttcatcatcatcatcatcatcatgttaGTCCTGTTGTACTATTTGTACTTATTAGAAAGTTGAATTCATTTTGAATAATATTCATATATCAACTACTTGCATATACATTTTATCTGTCATATGATGACATTCCTGTTGGTACAGTGATTCACACTCGGTGGAAATATGAAAATTTGTATAAAGTACTTGACAACATTATTGAGTTCTGTTGTTATAACttgtttaaaaatacatttccagAGTGAGAGTGAGAACACTATGGAAGTTATCCTGCTGAATCGCCTGTCCACATTTGCCACAAACATCAAAGAGCATCAAGTAAAAGCATCAGAGCTATGTGCGTGTCGTCCATGGGGAAAAGATCAGCTAGAGCAAGCTGCTATTATCGCCTCCAAACTACAATCTATACTGGGAAGATTCCAAAGTGATCTCTATCAGTACTTCAACCTGTCCAAGGATCCTAACGCCGATGAGATTTCAAATGTAACTGCGATACAGCTAGACGGTGATGAAGTCTTAGCTGAACTTAATGCAAGAATTCAAGCCGATAAGGATACAAGACAAGTCAAATCCGATCCTACAAAAAATAGGAGCAAGTTACCAGAGTTAGATTTAATATCTTTTCATGGTGACGTTCTAGAATGGACTCAATTCTGGGACCAATTCAGTTCCAACATTGATCAAAGGAATATACAAGATGTTGATAAGCTACTCTACCTTAAAGCATCGTTAAAGGGTGAAGCCAAAACCATAATCGATGGTTTAGAAACCACGAATGACAATTATAAGATTGCCATAGATACTCTGAGAGAGAGATATGGCAACAGAGTGCAGATTGTTGATGCCCACTATTCTTCCTTATATAAGATTAAGAAGGCCACAAAGCCAGAAGATTGCAGAAAGACATTAGATGAACTCGAGAGACATCTAAGAGTCTTACAGTCCCTAGGAGAGGATACAAATCAAAACCATTTAAGATTTCTTTTCATGGAAAAGTTTCCTGAAGACATCATTTATGAAATGAAACTAAAATTGAAGATTGAATCCAttgaggaaataagaaaacaactaAACGCTATCATATCAGCAAAAGAAGATGCCAAGAGGATAAGCGTTGAGACTAAAGGTATGGAAACAACCTTTACCACTAAGACTTTACACATAAGGGATAAACATCCGAAGAAACCCACCGGTGATAAGAGAATCAAACATAGAGTTACAAAAATGAGAGGAAAACCAAATAAATTTAGACAAAATACATCAACCTTTTCAAATACATTCCCGCCTAAGAAAAGGAAATATGAGGCTAATAGTGTATCGAACAACGCACAAGCATCTGCTAAACGGAAGAAATTGGAATGTAGGTTTTGTCAAGGGGATCATTACGATGACGTTTGCCCGAAATTTAAGACCTTGGCTGAAAGGAAGGGTAAAATACCTAACCGTTGCTACATTTGTCTGAAACCCGGCCATAGACAAAATGAATGTAGAATAACACACATCTGTTATCACTGTGGTGAAAGGAATCAGCATAATAGAGCATTGTGCCCTAAGAAATTGCTCCAAGCAACAGAGACATCATCGTCACAAGATTCCTGTGCCTGAAAGATATGTCTAAACTAGCTATAGAAGAGAATCTTATACATTACAGATTTATACGTGTACCCTTTGCAATCATATCTGAACATCACTTATTCAGTACCAATGATGAATGTTTAAAGAGTCTAGCCAGCGACATCTATGTACATAATATCTGACAGGATCGAATGGAGTCAAAAAAGCGATGAGTCTATACAAAGACAGTAAAATAATATAGATTCCAACTCTAAAGAGCTTAAATATGTAGATGAACATTACAGATGCTAGTACAGATAAAACTGTAATACTCTTGATTTAAAATGGGACTTAGAAAAGGACATGATTTGCCTAAGGATAAAAACACTTGTATGCTTATACAAAGAGAGGTGTTCTGAAGACTTTAAGCAAGTTCATCGCATATGCCTACCTAAGAACATAGCGAATAGCCAAGACGGCCAACTTCACTGTTTCATAGATTCGTCTATGTCAGCGTATGCAGCCGTAGTATATTTACTTCAAGGAGACAAGATGAACTTCGTTATTGGCAAGTCAAGATTAATACCCATAAAAGATCAAGATAATCTGAAGATTCCTAAATTGGTACCATTAGGACTTAGGTATCAGACTAATCCAATATGTCATGAAACATCTACAGATATAGAAGGAACCAAGAAAATAAGAACTTGACTGTAAGATATGTTTTGTCTGAATACAACTCAGCTGATGTAGCAACCAGGCAGACTAATTCGACAGAAGATTTCCAATGATACCTCAGCGGCCCAGAATTTCTGACAGGAGATTCTCACAATTGGCCATGCCAACTTGCCAACCCGCAAGAGATGTTACTCTTCGAGCGGGGGAGGGTCTGTCGAACAACATCATACAGAAAGTTGGATTGAACTGAGACGGAAAAATCAGCTTAATAAGAATATTGGCTTGAGCAAGACGCATAAGTATCAGAAGGAAACCGGACAAGTCTGTTCAGAAACATAGGCAAGTGAGGATAACAGAATAAGCTCAGAAGTACAAAAAATAAGAAGTATATAGAGACACTTTACCCGGATGAAGTTGAGGGTAAGGAGACACATCTTACTCGCTATCTAAGATTGTTCAAAGATGTCGACAGAATCCTTAGATGTAGCGGTCGTTTGAACGAAACTTACAGAAACATCTGCTTGACGATAATCAATTACTGACTATCATCAAAGAAGTGGAAAGTGTCATGAACACAAGACCCTTGACTTGTATGAGTACTGGTTTGGAACATGTATTGAAACCA
The sequence above is a segment of the Cydia fagiglandana chromosome 9, ilCydFagi1.1, whole genome shotgun sequence genome. Coding sequences within it:
- the LOC134667755 gene encoding uncharacterized protein LOC134667755; translated protein: MEVILLNRLSTFATNIKEHQVKASELCACRPWGKDQLEQAAIIASKLQSILGRFQSDLYQYFNLSKDPNADEISNVTAIQLDGDEVLAELNARIQADKDTRQVKSDPTKNRSKLPELDLISFHGDVLEWTQFWDQFSSNIDQRNIQDVDKLLYLKASLKGEAKTIIDGLETTNDNYKIAIDTLRERYGNRVQIVDAHYSSLYKIKKATKPEDCRKTLDELERHLRVLQSLGEDTNQNHLRFLFMEKFPEDIIYEMKLKLKIESIEEIRKQLNAIISAKEDAKRISVETKGMETTFTTKTLHIRDKHPKKPTGDKRIKHRVTKMRGKPNKFRQNTSTFSNTFPPKKRKYEANSVSNNAQASAKRKKLEYLYVYPLQSYLNITYSVPMMNV